A stretch of DNA from Opitutales bacterium:
AAACCCTTTGGGGAATCGACGATTCAACTCTCGATCAACGATCCAATCGATGCTCCATGGATCGCGGCTCAAATAGAGTCTACTCTGGGGCATGCTGCCGCATCCTGGCAGGAACGCGAACAAGTGTGGCTGGGGGTATTCAATGCGCTCTCTGTATCCGCAGGGATTAGCATGAGTGCCCTGATCGTCTTGGCGGGATTGGGCATTTACAACTCTCTCTCCATGCAGGTGGTTGAAAAGCAGCGTGAGGTAGCGATCCTGCGAGCTATGGGCTATCATCGCGCTGATATTACCCGGGTTTTTCTCTACCAAGGTCTTATGGTCGCCGTGGTTGGGATTGCTGGAGGCTGGATATTTGGAGCCGCTACCACATGGTTAGTGACTCAGATTCCACTTCGCATCCGAGGCATATTCTCGAGCGATCATTTTGTGGTATCATGGGATAGTGTGGATTATCTCGTCGGGGCATTAATCGCATTAATCATTGCTATGCTGGGGAGTATTTTGCCCGCGCTCAGAGGAAGTCGCATTGAACCCGCAACAGTGATTCGGGGGAACTAACCAATGGGAGAAATTCAACAGGCACTCGTATGCAAAGATCTGTTATGCTGTCTGGGTGAGGGCGCCAGTAGAATCGTTGCAGTGGATCATGTGAACCTGTCAATCAGTCCAGGTGAAGTCGTTTCAATTTCTGGTCCTTCAGGGTGTGGAAAAAGCAGTTTGCTCTACGCGCTTGGCCTTTTGGATCAAGTGTCAGGGGGCGAAATAGAGATCGCGGGTAAACCTGTTCCAGCGGAAGATTCTGAACGCACGCGTCTAAGGAATGAAGCGATTGGTTTTGTTTTCCAATTCCACTATTTGTTACCCGAGTTTACGGCTTTGGAAAATGTCCTCATCCCGATGCGGAAACTTGGTGCAAGACAGGCATCGAGTGATTATGCGCGTGAGCTTCTCGCTGCGGTCGATATGTCCGATTTG
This window harbors:
- a CDS encoding ABC transporter ATP-binding protein; the protein is MGEIQQALVCKDLLCCLGEGASRIVAVDHVNLSISPGEVVSISGPSGCGKSSLLYALGLLDQVSGGEIEIAGKPVPAEDSERTRLRNEAIGFVFQFHYLLPEFTALENVLIPMRKLGARQASSDYARELLAAVDMSDLAHRPAHQLSGGERQRVALARALANHPSILLADEPTGNLDQENSDRVFQLLKRLSSEKQMGVLMVTHNASLAEQADRCLSMLDGRIVNY